The following are encoded together in the Cynocephalus volans isolate mCynVol1 chromosome 4, mCynVol1.pri, whole genome shotgun sequence genome:
- the LOC134376173 gene encoding tripartite motif-containing protein 43-like has product MDSDISQAFQKELTCLICINYLIDPVTIGCGHSFCRPCLCLSWEEAQIPSPCPMCREPSQATDFKTNILLKNLVAIARKASLWQFLSSEEHMCGTHKQTKKIFCEEDKNLLCVLCSHSQGHEAHRHCSIEEAAEEHREKLIKNMRTLWKKIQQNQRNLVVESRIISQWMCYVYLRAEMTRGEYRKLHPVSCEEEKQYIEKLKKEREEILQNLKRCEAKMAQKRKHLKELYQELIEMCHKPDVELLQDFGDTLTRSESVQLPQLVNPELSAWFITGLMDKLNCFRVDISFSNEITNHNIRLFDNVRSLVFRHVHQDASLNSDRSNYFAAWGAQSFTTGKHYWELDVNDSWDWALGVCKDSGIRGNSKLIGSGDMFLLLCVKEGNHYGLLTTSPIFPHYIEKPLGKVGVFLDFESGSVSFVNVAKSSLMWKYPTGSFNFPVRPFFCTGHT; this is encoded by the exons ATGGACTCGGACATCTCACAAGCCTTCCAGAAAGAACTCACCTGCCTCATCTGCATTAACTACCTTATAGACCCAGTCACCATAGGCTGTGGGCACAGCTTTTGTAGGCCATGTCTCTGCCTTTCCTGGGAAGAAGCCCAAATCCCTTCCCCTTGCCCAATGTGCAGGGAACCATCACAGGCAACAGATTTCAAAACCAATATTCTTCTGAAGAATCTGGTGGCCATTGCCAGAAAAGCCAGTCTCTGGCAATTCCTGAGTTCCGAGGAACACATGTGTGGGACCCACAAGCAGACAAAGAAGATCTTCTGTGAAGAGGACAAGAACCTGCTGTGTGTGCTGTGCTCTCACTCTCAGGGGCACGAGGCTCACAGACACTGTTCCATTGAAGAGGCTGCTGAGGAACACCGG GAGAAGCTCATAAAGAATATGAGGACTTTATGGAAAAAGattcaacaaaatcagagaaATCTAGTTGTGGAAAGCAGAATAATAAGCCAGTGGATG TGCTATGTGTATCTACGGGCAGAGATGACCAGGGGTGAGTATAGAAAGCTGCATCCAGTTTCCTgtgaggaagaaaaacaatatatagaGAAACTGAAAAAGGAACGCGAAGAGATTTTACAAAACCTCAAGAGATGTGAGGCCAAAATGGCACAAAAGAGGAAACACCTAAAAGAATTGTATCAGGAACTGATAGAAATGTGCCATAAACCAGATGTGGAGCTGCTCCAG GACTTTGGAGACACATTGACAAG GAGTGAGTCTGTGCAGCTGCCCCAGCTTGTGAATCCAGAGCTCAGCGCGTGGTTCATCACTGGACTGATGGACAAGCTCAACTGCTTCCGAG TGGACATTTCCTTTAGTAATGAAATAACCAATCACAACATCAGGCTGTTTGACAATGTGAGAAGTCTGGTGTTTAGACATGTCCATCAAGATGCGTCTTTGAATTCTGACAGATCTAACTATTTTGCTGCATGGGGAGCCCAGAGCTTCACCACTGGAAAACATTACTGGGAGCTGGATGTGAACGACTCTTGGGACTGGGCTCTAGGAGTCTGTAAGGATTCTGGGATAAGGGGGAATAGCAAACTGATTGGATCTGGTGACATGTTTCTTCTGTTATGTGTGAAGGAGGGTAATCATTATGGTCTCCTGACAACCTCCCCAATATTTCCTCACTACATAGAGAAACCTCTGGGCAAGGTTGGTGTGTTCCTAGATTTTGAGAGTGGAAGTGTGAGTTTTGTGAATGTTGCCAAGAGTTCTCTCATGTGGAAATATCCCACTGGCTCCTTCAATTTCCCAGTCAGGCCTTTCTTTTGCACTGGGCACACATGA